The Lycium barbarum isolate Lr01 chromosome 10, ASM1917538v2, whole genome shotgun sequence genome includes a region encoding these proteins:
- the LOC132615162 gene encoding uncharacterized protein LOC132615162, translating to MGDHFVFLVDRLLTESTLEAAIESRNQNQLASWTANNPIADYSSQSSDAILTPRKMVECRICQDEDWDSNMETPCSCCGSLKYAHRRCVQRWCNEKGDTICEICHQPFRPGYTAPPSIFRLGGIPMNLRGNWRIVRRNLNNQRVIAVVSTDRTLINSDEVEISTSRSMICCRAFAIIFMLLLVIRHALPAIINQAGDYSLPLVTDLTLLLLKVTCIVLPLYIIMKAVTSCYYHRLHQQATLPISSSREEAGLVTLQQEPPVIATR from the exons ATGGGAGACCACTTTGTTTTTCTGGTTGATCGTTTGCTTACTGAATCAACTTTGGAGGCTGCAATCGAGAGCAGGAATCAGAATCAGTTAGCATCGTGGACAGCCAATAATCCGATAGCTGATTACTCCTCCCAAAGTTCTGATGCAATTTTAACTCCAAGGAAAATGGTAGAATGCAGGATATGCCAAGATGAGGATTGGGATTCAAATATGGAGACTCCATGCTCTTGTTGTGGTAGCTTAAAG TATGCACATCGTAGATGCGTGCAAAGGTGGTGTAATGAGAAGGGTGATACCATTTGTGAGATCTGCCACCAG CCTTTCAGGCCTGGTTACACAGCACCGCCCTCTATTTTTCGCCTTGGTGGCATTCCGATGAACTTAag GGGGAATTGGCGAATTGTCAGAAGGAACTTGAATAATCAACGTGTGATAGCAGTGGTTTCAACCGATCGCACTCTCATTAACTCTGATGAAGTTGAAATTTCTACATCAAGAAGCATGATCTGCTGTCGTGCATTTGCCATAATa TTTATGCTGCTTCTAGTTATACGTCACGCTCTTCCCGCTATAATCAATCAAGCAGGGGACTACTCACTTCCATTGGTTACGGACCTTACG CTGCTATTGCTAAAAGTTACATGCATTGTTCTGCCTCTCTACATCATAATGAAAGCAGTGACCTCTTGCTACTACCACAGACTACACCAACAG GCTACTTTGCCCATCTCTTCATCCCGTGAAGAAGCTGGCCTGGTGACTCTGCAGCAGGAGCCTCCCGTAATTGCTACCCGATGA